GAGCATGGCTACTATCACCGTCGAACCGCGTTCAGCCCAAGCTCATCTCACCCTACAGACCTTGCCTATTGGGGCCGATACCCTCGCCATTCGTTCCCAGGATTGGGATCGGGATCGTTTCGACATTGAATTTGCCCTAGAGAACGGCACCACCTACAACTCCTTTTTGATTCGGGGCGAGAAGGTGGCTTTGATCGATACCTCCCACGAGAAGTTTCGCCAGTTGTACCTAGATCTTCTGCACGGGATCCTGGATCCAGCCGAGATCGATTACTTGGTGGTCAGCCACACCGAGCCAGATCACAGTGGATTGGTGAAGGATTTGTTGGAGATTGCCCCTCACCTCACCGTGGTCGCCTCTAAGGTGGCGGTGCAGTTCCTAGAAGACTTGGTGCATCAGCCCTTCGAGCGGCTGCTGGTGAAAAATGGCGACCGATTGGACTTGGGCAAGGGGCATGTTTTGGAGTTTGTCTCCGCCCCCAACCTGCACTGGCCGGACACCATCCTCACCTACGACCACGGCACCCAAATCCTCTACACCTGCGATGTGTTTGGGATGCACTACTGCGATGACTTTGCCTGGGATGAGCACCCCCACCTGCTGCAATCGGACTACAAACTCTACTACGACTGCCTGATGGGGCCGAACGCCCGCTCTGTCTTATCGGCCCTCAAGCGCATGGAGGCCCTACCCCCGATTGCTGCTATTGCCACTGGCCACGGCCCCCTGCTGCGCCATCACCTGGTTGATTGGGTGGAGCAATACCGCACCTGGAGCCTAGAGCAAGCCAAGGCCGAGCGAATGGTGGCTGTGTTTTATCTGTCGGGATATGGCCAGGCGGAAGCCTTAGCCCAAGCGATTGCCCATGGGATCCAAAAAACGGGGGTACAGGCAGAACTGGTGGATTTTCGACTGGTGGATGCCCATGAGGTGCGGGAGCTGATGAACTTGGCCATGGGTGTAGTGGTGGGAATGCCCCCCCAATCCGGGCCAGATGCCGCAGCGACCCAAGTGTTGCTCAAAACCCTGCTGGCAGCCACCCACAGCAAACAAAGCTTTGGCCTGTTTGAATCCGGGGGAGAGGACGATGAGTCGGTCTATCTCTGTCGCAACACCCTCCAGGAAATCGGTGCCAAAGAAGCCTTTGCCCCAATACTGCTCAAGCAGCCCCCTAGCGAGGCCCTGTTGCAATTGTGTGAGGAAGCCGGTACCGACCTAGGACAATGGCTAACCCGGGATCGCAGCATTCAACAGATGAAGGCTTTGGATGCCGATCTGGATCGTGCCTTGGGCCGGATTAGCAACGGCCTTTACATCATCACTGCCCAAAAGGGGCAAGCCCATAGCGCCATGTTGGCCTCCTGGGTGGCCCAAGCCAGCAGCGAGCCACCGGGGATCACCATCGCTGTCGCCAAAGATCGGGCGATTGAGTCCTTTTTACAGGTGGGGGATACCTTTGTTTTGAATGTGTTGCAGGAGGATAATTATCAGACATTGATGCGGCACTTTCTGAAGCGCTTTCCACCGGGGGCCGACCGCTTTGCTGGGGTCAAAACCTACCCTGCCGCCAACGGATCCCCAATCTTGGCCGATGCCTTGGCCTACTTGGAATGCCGGGTGGCCAGCCGCATGGAAACCAGCGATCACTGGATTGTTTACAGCACCTTAGAAGCAGGCCGGGTCTCCAACCTGGATGCTCTGACTGCTATTCATCATCGCAAAGTGGGCAATCACTATTGATGTTCACGGGATCATCCCGATCACTTTGATCTTTGGATTGAGTCATTGAGTCATCCCAGATCCCACCCAATTGATCGGGCAGATCCTACAGAGTTGATTCCCTCAACTTCCTTCAATAGGATCGCCGATACACCAAGCCATCAGGCCGGAGGAAAAAGGGACTGTTCTGGCCCAAACTGATCCCTCCCTGCTCCAGCTCAAAGGGCAGATCCTCCAAAAGTTCCTCAATCCAATCGGATCCCTGCTGGGTTGGGCTGTATGTGGCCTCCCATAACCCTCCAGATCCGGGTTGCGGAGCATGGATCTGTTGCCAGTGTTGATACGGGCTACTTGGGGTCGGAGTTATAGACGGAATAGTAGTCGGTTCCAACCGTGAGGATCCCCGAGCCGATGCCACCGGATAGGGAAAAGCGTGGCCACTGAGGTCTTTCCCATTAGAGTTCTGGAAGAATAGTGAGTCCTGCTGGGTTTGCCCCCAAGCTGCTTGTGTCAAGATTAGGCCAAGGATGCAGCTGCCACAGCAGAAGAAAACCGGATATTTCATGGGTAAACCTCTAACACCACAGAAGAGCCGGATCAACTTAAAACGCCCTCAAAACCGCAGTAGGTACAGCGCATCCCTATCCTGTCGATGCCAGGGGGAGGAATAAGTGACCGAGATCACGGAAGGAAGGGGATTGTGGGTGAGCGGCAGGATTCCAAAAATCATGCGCTTATTCAAGCAGAAATCTTCGCCCCAGACCTTAGGCTAGAACGAAAGCAATCCGCGCTTTACAAAGTAGTGGATTTGCTAGGGTGCTCGGCCCCACTCGCCCGCACATAGGCATGCCACGCCAGATCCAGTAGACTGTCCAACACCGCTGCCGCCACGGCTGGGCCACCCTTACGACCCTCAGTCCGAATGTGGGGTACCATCGAATCCGCCAGATCCTGTTTGGCCTTCACCACATCGACAAAACCCGCAGGTGTTGCGATCACCAAAGCAGGGGCGACCTCGCGCTCCAAAATCAGCCGCACCAAGCTGGAAAGGGCCGTCTGGGATTGGCCAATCACGAAAATCGCCTCAGGATAACGTTGGGCGAGGGTTTCTAGCCCCCAAGCAGAACGAGTTTTGTCCTTTTGCGGACGGGTAACGGCTTCGCTGCTGCAGTAGATGGGATTGGAGAAGGTGTTTTGAATGGCCAAGGCTATGCCCACCTGTACCATTGGCTCATCCACCACAATGGTGGTACGGGCCGCTAGGGCAGCCGCCCCCGCCTGCAGAGCTTCATTGGAGAATCGAATCAACTTCAGATACTCAAAGTCTGCGGTGGCATAAATAACACGACGAACCACCTCGTACTCAGCCGGGGAAAGCTCGTGCTTGCCGACCTCCTGATCGATAATCATCAGGCTTTCTGCATCGGTCACATGCCACTCCATCAGTTCTAGACCTCGCCCGCTGGCTATCCTCAATGGCAGCATTGTACCCGCAGAGGCCGAGACTGGACGGCAAACCTGACGACCTAGCCTGGGGGCCAGCCCATTGGACGCCCACCCAGAACGTGCACGTGGAGATGAAACACTGTTTGTCCACCTTCCTGTCCTTCGTTGATCACCAGCCGATAGCCATTCTGCAAACCTGCCTCGGCAGCCACCCGTTGAGCTGTCAACAACAGGTGTCCCAGCAACTGTTCGTGTTCGGGTTTGGCCTGAGAGATGCCAGGGATCGGCTGCTTCGGGATCACCAAAATATGGACGGGGGCTTGCGGGGCAATGTCTTTGAAGGCCAGAACCGTCTCATCTTCATAAACAATTTGGGCGGGGATCTCCCTACGAATGATCTTGCCAAAAACAGTGTCGCTCATGAGTTGTGGAAATGGGGAAGGGACTACTGCCCTTAGCCTACCTGCTAAAGGCATTCACTGCCCGAGCAGCCACTCAAACTCTTGCTGCAAAGACTGGATATGCCCCACCCGCGAGACCAAAAGAGCATCTCCTCCAGCATCTCGAAGGCGGGAGCGCCACAACTGTACCAAGTCGGGGTTACTACACCAAAAGCGGATCACGGTGTCGATCAATTGATCCAAGTCCCAACCCCGTCGGGCCGGTACCTCCTCCAGGGATCCCAACAAAGCATCCAGAGTACAGGGACTTGTGCCCAAGTATTCCACCCCACAGGGCCGTTGTGCCAGCTCCTGTTGCTGACAAAAGAAGTTTAGGGCGGGGGCAATGCCAATAATCTCAAAGGTGTAAACCATTTGATTCAATCCAATCGAGGTGTTCTTTTGTGCTGATCCGTATACTAGGCACTGATTATACTCAACTCAGACCCGTTGCCAAGTCCTAGAAACTGGCAGACGAAGACTGTATTTGCTAGCAGTCAAGAAGACGAATTGCTAGACTCAACGCAGGATCCACAGCTGGTTGTTCTTTGCGTAGAAGAAGGAAGCAAACCCCTAGAAAGAATTCAATGTGGGATCCAAAGGCAGAACGACTCGAAAAACACTACCCTTGCCCACTTCGCTCTCCACCTGAATTTGCCCTTGATGTTGCTCCACAATGCCCTTCACAATCGCCAATCCCAAGCCTGTACCATCCTCAGCCCGATGATTGGGATTGTCCACACGAAAGAACTTGGTAAACAACAGAGGCAGTGATTCTGAAGGAATGCCAATACCCGTATCGGCAATTTGGATGGCGACCCGATTCTCCTGCATCTGGGTGGAAACGGTGATGGATCCCTGTTGAGGGGTGTATTTGATCGCGTTGGAAATTAAATTAGAGAACACCTGACTTAGGCCAGTAGCATCGGCGGTGAGGGTCAGATTAGCAGCCGGTGGCTCAAAAATGATCTGGAGTGACTTGGCCTGAAAATTAGGTTGAAAACTCTCTACCTGTTGGCTGAGCAATTCCCTCAGGTTGACAACTTCCCGTTGTGGGGGCATGCCCTGTTCGATGCGGGAGAGATCCAGCAAATCGTTCACCAACTTGAACATGCGTTCGGCGGAGCGATGGATTTGTTGAACCAATCCAGTCATCTGTTCCGGGTCTTTGCGCAGGTCTTCTAAGGACAACAACAGGCGGGACACTCCCAAAATCGAGCCAATCGGGTTGCGCAAATCGTGAGAAACGGTGCTGATCAGCTGATCTTTGAGCAAACTGAGTTGTTCAATCTGCTGGTTTTGTTCCTCCAAAAGGCGGTTGCGTTCTTCCAACTGGGCAGAACGTTCCCGGACTTTGGCCTCCAAAGAGGCATTAAGCTCCTGCAAAGCCTGATTTTTGAGGGTCAGCTCCCGATCCAGGTCGTAGCTGCGCAAGGCTTCTTTCACCGTCAAGCAGAGATCGATATCGTGCCAGGGCTTGGCAATGTAGCGGTAGAGGCGGGCCCGATTGACAGCGTTGCCCACGTCATCCACATTGGCTTGCCCCGTCAACATGATCTTGATCGTTTCCGGGAAAAGAGTATGCACCTTGATCAGCAGCTCATCTCCCTTC
This genomic interval from Thermostichus vulcanus str. 'Rupite' contains the following:
- a CDS encoding histidine triad nucleotide-binding protein, yielding MSDTVFGKIIRREIPAQIVYEDETVLAFKDIAPQAPVHILVIPKQPIPGISQAKPEHEQLLGHLLLTAQRVAAEAGLQNGYRLVINEGQEGGQTVFHLHVHVLGGRPMGWPPG
- a CDS encoding precorrin-8X methylmutase — its product is MEWHVTDAESLMIIDQEVGKHELSPAEYEVVRRVIYATADFEYLKLIRFSNEALQAGAAALAARTTIVVDEPMVQVGIALAIQNTFSNPIYCSSEAVTRPQKDKTRSAWGLETLAQRYPEAIFVIGQSQTALSSLVRLILEREVAPALVIATPAGFVDVVKAKQDLADSMVPHIRTEGRKGGPAVAAAVLDSLLDLAWHAYVRASGAEHPSKSTTL
- a CDS encoding diflavin flavoprotein produces the protein MATITVEPRSAQAHLTLQTLPIGADTLAIRSQDWDRDRFDIEFALENGTTYNSFLIRGEKVALIDTSHEKFRQLYLDLLHGILDPAEIDYLVVSHTEPDHSGLVKDLLEIAPHLTVVASKVAVQFLEDLVHQPFERLLVKNGDRLDLGKGHVLEFVSAPNLHWPDTILTYDHGTQILYTCDVFGMHYCDDFAWDEHPHLLQSDYKLYYDCLMGPNARSVLSALKRMEALPPIAAIATGHGPLLRHHLVDWVEQYRTWSLEQAKAERMVAVFYLSGYGQAEALAQAIAHGIQKTGVQAELVDFRLVDAHEVRELMNLAMGVVVGMPPQSGPDAAATQVLLKTLLAATHSKQSFGLFESGGEDDESVYLCRNTLQEIGAKEAFAPILLKQPPSEALLQLCEEAGTDLGQWLTRDRSIQQMKALDADLDRALGRISNGLYIITAQKGQAHSAMLASWVAQASSEPPGITIAVAKDRAIESFLQVGDTFVLNVLQEDNYQTLMRHFLKRFPPGADRFAGVKTYPAANGSPILADALAYLECRVASRMETSDHWIVYSTLEAGRVSNLDALTAIHHRKVGNHY
- a CDS encoding hybrid sensor histidine kinase/response regulator; protein product: MRKPAIVCVDDERSVLASLRDQLRHCLGADYQIELAESGDEAFEILDELSQQGSQIPIIISDQIMPGMKGDELLIKVHTLFPETIKIMLTGQANVDDVGNAVNRARLYRYIAKPWHDIDLCLTVKEALRSYDLDRELTLKNQALQELNASLEAKVRERSAQLEERNRLLEEQNQQIEQLSLLKDQLISTVSHDLRNPIGSILGVSRLLLSLEDLRKDPEQMTGLVQQIHRSAERMFKLVNDLLDLSRIEQGMPPQREVVNLRELLSQQVESFQPNFQAKSLQIIFEPPAANLTLTADATGLSQVFSNLISNAIKYTPQQGSITVSTQMQENRVAIQIADTGIGIPSESLPLLFTKFFRVDNPNHRAEDGTGLGLAIVKGIVEQHQGQIQVESEVGKGSVFRVVLPLDPTLNSF